The Candidatus Palauibacter polyketidifaciens genome has a window encoding:
- a CDS encoding oxidoreductase yields the protein MRKVMLVTGASAGIGREAAILLAREGHAVYAGARRLDRMQELVAHGIFPIEMDVTEEDDNERAVSRILENEGRIDVLINNAGFGLYGPVEEIPLEDARYQFEVNLFGLAHLTRLVLPHMRAQRSGRIVNVSSVVGKIFVPLGAWYVATKHALEGWSDCLRLETAPFNIPVVLVEPGAIRTEFFDVTRGRLKEYYDDTAYKTQFEPFLRMFEDPKARDRSTEAHVLGEVLVEAATIPRPRRRYVKGHMARPALFIRKWLGDGVYEFLLRRAFR from the coding sequence ATGCGCAAGGTGATGCTGGTCACTGGAGCTTCGGCCGGGATCGGCCGGGAGGCGGCCATCCTGCTGGCTCGCGAGGGCCACGCGGTGTACGCGGGCGCCCGCCGGCTGGACCGCATGCAGGAGTTGGTTGCACACGGGATCTTCCCCATCGAGATGGACGTCACGGAGGAGGACGACAACGAGCGGGCCGTGAGCCGGATCCTCGAGAACGAGGGCCGCATCGACGTCCTCATCAACAACGCGGGGTTCGGCCTCTACGGGCCCGTCGAGGAAATCCCGCTCGAAGACGCACGGTACCAGTTCGAGGTGAACCTGTTCGGCCTCGCCCACCTCACCCGGCTCGTCCTGCCGCACATGCGGGCGCAGCGCTCGGGCCGGATCGTCAACGTCTCGTCCGTGGTGGGGAAGATCTTCGTGCCTCTCGGGGCCTGGTACGTCGCCACCAAGCACGCGCTTGAGGGGTGGTCGGACTGCCTCCGGCTCGAGACCGCGCCGTTCAACATCCCGGTCGTCCTCGTCGAACCCGGCGCGATCCGGACGGAGTTCTTCGACGTGACCAGGGGACGGTTGAAGGAGTACTACGACGACACCGCATACAAGACGCAGTTCGAACCGTTCCTCAGGATGTTCGAAGATCCGAAAGCCAGGGACCGGAGCACGGAGGCCCACGTACTCGGCGAAGTGCTGGTGGAGGCCGCCACGATCCCCAGGCCTCGCCGCAGATACGTCAAGGGCCACATGGCGCGGCCCGCGCTCTTCATCAGGAAGTGGCTCGGCGACGGCGTCTACGAATTCCTGCTGCGCCGGGCGTTCCGATGA
- a CDS encoding M14 family metallopeptidase, which produces MTARAWRPVAFAAVVAACGGPAPPDGAFLTRAERTAYRETSSYADVVDFMQRAAASDASVHYTTYGYTNEGRALPLAVVGDVEGPDPASVRASGKTVVYLQGNIHAGEVCGKEALQMLLRDLLAGRHGGWRESMVLLIAPIYNADGNERVSLVNRGRQYGPVGGMGQRPNAQGYDLNRDHMKLDSPEARSVARLFSEYDPHVAVDLHTTNGTRHAYHLTYSPPLHPNTPAEIDDFLREGLFPHVTGEIREQYGWEYYYYGNASTRGGDAPGWYTFDHRPRFNNNYLGLRNRIAILSEAYSYATFEERVLATLHFVEEILDYVHEHAAEVRRIVADADAAGVTGDSLALRAAPERSAAPVDILMGATTEEAHPLTGRPLLLRADTQYVETMYEYGTFAPTLRGRVPAAYLIPADLPDVLTRLAAHGIALEPAGSAPFDVEAFRIDSVRTAERPFQGRNEQTLFGLYETDRVPPAPGDMLARTDQPLGRLLFSLLEPQSDDGFANWGFLADRLRPGEAYPILRVPGN; this is translated from the coding sequence ATGACCGCGCGGGCGTGGCGACCGGTGGCGTTCGCGGCCGTGGTGGCGGCGTGCGGCGGACCCGCGCCGCCGGACGGTGCGTTCCTCACCCGAGCGGAGCGCACGGCGTACCGCGAGACGAGTTCGTACGCCGATGTCGTAGATTTTATGCAGCGCGCGGCGGCGAGCGATGCATCCGTTCACTACACGACGTACGGATACACGAACGAGGGGCGGGCGCTTCCCCTGGCGGTGGTGGGCGATGTCGAAGGTCCGGATCCGGCGTCGGTCCGGGCTTCCGGGAAGACGGTCGTCTACCTGCAGGGCAACATCCACGCCGGGGAGGTCTGCGGGAAGGAGGCGCTCCAGATGCTGCTGCGCGACCTCCTGGCCGGCCGCCACGGCGGATGGCGGGAGTCGATGGTCCTCCTCATCGCCCCCATCTACAACGCGGACGGCAACGAACGGGTGAGCCTCGTGAACCGCGGCCGGCAGTACGGCCCGGTCGGGGGAATGGGCCAGCGGCCGAACGCCCAGGGTTATGACCTGAACCGCGATCACATGAAGCTCGACTCGCCCGAGGCGCGGTCGGTGGCGCGGCTGTTCAGCGAGTACGATCCGCACGTCGCCGTCGACCTGCACACGACGAACGGGACGCGGCACGCTTACCATCTCACCTACTCGCCGCCGCTCCACCCGAACACGCCGGCGGAGATCGACGACTTCCTCCGGGAGGGGCTCTTCCCCCACGTGACGGGGGAGATCCGGGAGCAGTACGGCTGGGAGTACTACTACTACGGGAACGCGTCGACGCGAGGAGGGGACGCGCCCGGCTGGTACACCTTCGACCACCGTCCGCGCTTCAACAACAACTACCTCGGGCTGCGCAACCGGATCGCGATCCTGAGCGAGGCCTACTCCTACGCGACGTTCGAGGAGCGCGTGCTCGCGACGCTCCATTTCGTCGAGGAGATCCTCGATTACGTCCATGAGCACGCGGCCGAGGTCCGGCGCATCGTCGCCGATGCCGATGCCGCCGGCGTGACGGGCGATTCGCTCGCACTGCGCGCCGCTCCCGAGCGATCGGCCGCGCCCGTCGACATCCTGATGGGCGCCACGACCGAGGAAGCGCACCCCCTCACCGGCCGCCCGCTCCTCCTGCGCGCGGACACCCAGTACGTCGAGACGATGTACGAGTACGGGACATTCGCGCCGACGCTGCGGGGGCGCGTGCCCGCGGCCTACCTGATCCCGGCGGATCTGCCGGACGTTCTCACCCGGCTCGCGGCACACGGGATCGCGCTCGAGCCCGCCGGGTCGGCGCCCTTCGATGTGGAGGCGTTCCGCATCGACTCGGTGCGCACCGCCGAGCGGCCGTTCCAGGGACGCAACGAGCAGACGCTGTTCGGCCTCTACGAGACGGACCGGGTTCCGCCGGCCCCCGGGGACATGCTGGCGCGGACCGACCAGCCGCTCGGACGCCTCCTGTTCAGCCTGCTCGAGCCGCAGTCGGACGACGGCTTCGCGAACTGGGGGTTCCTCGCAGACCGGCTGCGCCCCGGCGAGGCGTATCCCATCCTGCGCGTCCCGGGAAACTGA